In Methylomonas sp. ZR1, one DNA window encodes the following:
- the apbC gene encoding iron-sulfur cluster carrier protein ApbC, with translation MASIDKTAVENLLKHFIDPNVETDLVSAKSVKKISVDGNDVSIVIELGYPAKSYLEELKAAVTQRLQTLPGVGKLDVSVSFNIVSHSVQKALKPLPNVKNIIAVASGKGGVGKSTTSVNLALALAAEGANVGILDADIYGPSIPTMLGLSGKLDSPDGKSMLPKISFGVQTISIGYLIDPDQPMIWRGPMVTGALQQLLNQTQWHDVDYLIIDLPPGTGDIQLTLAQQIPVSGAVIVTTPQDIALIDAQRGLGMFEKVNVPILGLVENMSVHICSNCGHEEAIFGQGGGVAMAIKNKLDLLGSLPLDIHIREYADSGRPTVVADPDGRPAQIYKAIARKMAAKLAMRARDYSGRFPNIVIQNT, from the coding sequence ATGGCGAGCATTGACAAAACGGCTGTCGAAAATTTACTTAAACACTTTATCGATCCAAATGTGGAAACCGATTTGGTGTCGGCAAAATCCGTTAAGAAAATCAGTGTGGATGGCAATGATGTCAGCATCGTTATCGAGTTGGGTTACCCCGCTAAAAGTTATCTTGAAGAACTGAAGGCGGCGGTAACACAGCGGCTGCAAACTTTGCCTGGTGTGGGCAAACTAGATGTGTCGGTCAGTTTCAATATCGTTTCGCATTCGGTACAAAAAGCGTTAAAGCCTTTGCCGAATGTGAAAAATATTATTGCGGTGGCCTCCGGCAAGGGTGGGGTGGGCAAGTCCACCACTTCCGTGAATCTAGCTCTGGCCTTGGCGGCGGAAGGCGCCAATGTCGGTATTCTGGATGCGGATATTTACGGCCCTAGCATTCCGACCATGTTGGGCTTGTCCGGTAAGCTCGACAGTCCGGATGGCAAAAGCATGTTGCCGAAAATCTCGTTCGGCGTGCAGACTATTTCGATCGGTTATTTGATCGACCCTGACCAACCGATGATCTGGCGTGGCCCCATGGTTACTGGTGCTTTGCAGCAATTACTGAATCAAACCCAATGGCACGATGTGGATTACTTGATCATCGATTTGCCGCCCGGCACGGGTGATATTCAGCTGACGCTGGCGCAACAGATTCCGGTCAGCGGTGCGGTGATTGTTACCACGCCACAGGATATTGCGCTAATCGATGCGCAACGCGGCTTGGGGATGTTCGAAAAGGTCAATGTGCCGATATTGGGGCTAGTGGAAAATATGAGTGTGCATATTTGCAGTAACTGCGGGCATGAAGAAGCGATTTTCGGCCAAGGCGGCGGCGTAGCGATGGCAATCAAGAATAAGCTGGATTTGTTGGGCTCTTTACCGCTGGATATTCACATCCGCGAGTATGCCGACAGCGGCAGGCCTACAGTGGTGGCCGATCCGGATGGCCGGCCGGCGCAAATCTACAAAGCGATTGCCCGGAAAATGGCCGCCAAGCTGGCGATGCGTGCGCGGGATTACAGTGGCAGGTTTCCAAATATAGTCATCCAGAATACCTGA
- the rpmA gene encoding 50S ribosomal protein L27 — protein sequence MAHKKAGGSTRNGRDSQAQRLGVKRFGGQVVKAGNILVRQRGTQFHPGTNVGIGKDHTLFATVDGKVVFEEKGPKNRKYVSIAAA from the coding sequence ATGGCTCATAAGAAGGCAGGCGGTAGTACTCGTAACGGCCGCGATTCACAAGCGCAGCGCTTGGGCGTCAAACGTTTCGGTGGTCAAGTCGTAAAAGCAGGCAACATCCTGGTTCGCCAACGCGGCACCCAGTTTCACCCTGGCACCAACGTCGGCATCGGCAAAGACCACACCTTGTTTGCAACCGTCGATGGCAAAGTGGTATTTGAAGAAAAAGGTCCTAAAAACCGCAAATACGTCAGCATTGCAGCAGCGTAA
- the ispB gene encoding octaprenyl diphosphate synthase translates to MIAKVSTPASVTIDFDSIKNLTSAETQAVDRLILEELSSDVVLINQIGHYIIGNGGKRLRPMLLLLAAKALGKVDDHHLILAAVIEFIHTATLLHDDVVDESALRRGKESANAVWGNAASVLVGDYLYSSAFEMMVRTDNMRVMAIMSKTTTAIAEGEVLQLLNCNNPETSEARYLEVIARKTAILFSTATRLAAVVSATDPATEEALAVYGQQLGVAFQLIDDALDYKANSEELGKNLGDDLAEGKPTLPLIYAIQHGNEQQAKIVVDAIRQGSREAFNDVYEVVKATNAIEYTEQCADRAAAKAIAALQCLPDSDYKQALEELARFSVQRSH, encoded by the coding sequence ATGATAGCTAAAGTTTCAACGCCAGCGTCAGTCACTATAGACTTCGATTCCATCAAAAATTTAACCAGTGCGGAAACTCAAGCCGTCGACCGGTTGATTTTAGAGGAACTGAGTTCCGATGTTGTGCTGATTAATCAAATTGGGCATTACATAATCGGTAATGGCGGAAAAAGATTACGACCGATGCTGTTGCTGTTGGCGGCAAAAGCCTTGGGCAAGGTTGATGACCATCATCTGATTTTGGCAGCAGTGATCGAATTCATCCATACCGCGACGTTGTTGCACGACGATGTTGTCGACGAATCGGCTCTGAGGCGCGGCAAGGAGTCGGCGAATGCGGTGTGGGGCAACGCGGCTAGCGTGCTTGTAGGTGATTATTTGTACTCCAGTGCCTTCGAAATGATGGTTCGTACCGATAATATGCGGGTGATGGCCATTATGTCCAAAACCACTACCGCGATTGCCGAGGGTGAGGTGTTGCAATTGTTAAATTGCAACAATCCGGAGACCAGCGAAGCCCGGTATTTGGAAGTTATTGCTCGCAAAACCGCCATTTTGTTCAGTACCGCCACGCGCTTGGCGGCAGTCGTTTCTGCGACAGACCCGGCTACGGAAGAAGCGTTGGCGGTTTATGGTCAGCAATTGGGCGTGGCGTTTCAGTTGATAGACGATGCATTGGATTACAAAGCCAATAGCGAAGAACTGGGTAAAAACTTGGGTGACGACCTGGCTGAAGGTAAGCCTACCTTGCCGTTGATCTATGCCATCCAGCACGGGAACGAGCAGCAGGCTAAAATTGTGGTCGATGCGATCCGGCAAGGTTCGCGCGAGGCGTTTAACGATGTCTATGAAGTAGTTAAGGCCACCAATGCCATAGAATACACAGAGCAATGTGCGGACAGGGCCGCTGCAAAGGCGATTGCCGCACTACAATGCCTGCCTGATTCCGATTACAAACAGGCTCTTGAAGAGTTAGCGCGCTTCTCGGTGCAACGTAGTCACTGA
- the proB gene encoding glutamate 5-kinase, whose protein sequence is MSRSEFSQAQRVVVKIGSSLLTDGGRGLNKQAIAGWVAQMAALKRQGVDVVLVSSGSVAEGMSRLKLKTRPKTLHELQAAASVGQMGLVRRFEDEFQIHGLLAAQVLLTHDDLSDRQRYLNARSTLLTLLDFGVVPVINENDAVATEEIRFGDNDTLGALVANLVEADLLIILTDQTGLFDANPSLNPNARLISSISVNESLLDDVAGGSISGLGRGGMYTKVRAARLAARSGAATVIVSGKIDNVIHAVFDGNDLGTYLIPNIAPLAARKQWLAGQLQLKGSVVLDDGAVKILKDAGKSLLAVGVKSVQGSFKRGDLVSCLDLQGTEIARGLINYGADDANKIAGKPSSEFESLLGYADEDELIHRDNLVLV, encoded by the coding sequence ATGAGCCGTTCTGAGTTTTCGCAAGCCCAGCGCGTTGTCGTCAAAATCGGCAGCTCGTTGCTGACCGACGGCGGGCGCGGCCTCAATAAACAGGCCATCGCCGGCTGGGTCGCGCAAATGGCCGCCCTCAAACGCCAAGGCGTCGACGTGGTATTGGTATCGTCCGGCTCCGTTGCGGAAGGCATGTCCCGCTTAAAGCTAAAAACCCGCCCGAAAACTCTGCATGAATTGCAAGCCGCCGCATCAGTAGGGCAAATGGGCTTGGTCAGACGCTTTGAAGATGAATTTCAAATACACGGTCTGCTGGCCGCGCAAGTATTGCTGACCCATGACGACCTTTCAGACCGCCAGCGCTACCTGAATGCCCGCAGTACTTTACTCACACTGCTGGATTTCGGTGTCGTGCCGGTCATCAATGAGAACGATGCCGTCGCTACTGAAGAAATCCGCTTCGGCGACAACGATACCTTGGGCGCGTTGGTTGCCAATCTGGTAGAAGCCGATTTGTTGATCATTCTTACCGACCAAACCGGCTTATTCGACGCCAACCCTAGCTTGAATCCAAACGCTAGGCTGATTTCCAGTATTAGCGTTAACGAAAGCCTGCTTGACGACGTTGCCGGCGGCAGCATCAGCGGCCTGGGACGTGGCGGCATGTACACCAAAGTCCGGGCCGCCAGGCTGGCCGCGCGCTCTGGCGCAGCGACAGTGATCGTGTCCGGCAAAATTGACAACGTCATCCACGCGGTATTCGACGGCAATGACTTAGGTACTTATTTAATACCCAACATTGCACCACTGGCGGCGCGCAAACAATGGCTGGCCGGACAACTGCAGTTGAAAGGCAGCGTGGTATTGGACGATGGCGCGGTAAAAATCCTGAAAGATGCAGGCAAAAGCCTACTCGCGGTCGGCGTTAAAAGCGTACAAGGTTCGTTTAAACGTGGGGACCTGGTCTCTTGCCTGGATTTGCAAGGCACTGAAATCGCCCGCGGCTTAATCAATTACGGTGCGGACGACGCCAATAAAATCGCCGGCAAACCTAGCAGCGAATTCGAAAGTTTGCTGGGCTACGCCGACGAAGACGAACTTATCCATCGCGATAATTTAGTGTTGGTCTAA
- the thiC gene encoding phosphomethylpyrimidine synthase ThiC, giving the protein MSAVRNEITTDTGSSVRIDSYPASEKIYIQGSRADIQVPMRKISMSDTPAHFGAEKNPPIYVYDTSGVYTDPNVDVNLHKGLGSIRGNWIAERGDTELLKGPTSKYGHERLHDPKTAHLRFELTRNPRRAKSGHNVSQMHYARKGIITPEMEYIAIRENQNLEAMRDRYQGQHPGFSYGANIQSFITPEFVRSEVARGRAIIPANINHPELEPMIIGRNFLVKINGNLGNSAVTSSIEEEVEKMLWGIRWGADTIMDLSTGKNIHETREWILRNSPVPIGTVPIYQALEKVDGKAEELTWEIFRDTLIEQAEQGVDYFTIHAGVRLHHVPLTAKRLTGIVSRGGSIMAKWCLAHHTESFLYTNFEEICEIMKAYDVSFSLGDGLRPGSIYDANDEAQFGELETLGELTQIAWKHDVQTMIEGPGHVPLQMIKVNMDKQLEDCYEAPFYTLGPLTTDIAPGYDHITSAIGAANIGWYGCAMLCYVTQKEHLGLPNKQDVREGIVTYKIAAHAADLAKGHPGAQIRDNAMSKARFEFRWEDQFNLALDPEKARSFHDETLPKDSAKVAHFCSMCGPHFCSMKITQDVRNYAEQKGLEEAEALKIGMEEKSKQFLEEGAAIYHEI; this is encoded by the coding sequence ATGAGCGCTGTCCGCAATGAGATTACTACCGATACCGGTAGTAGTGTAAGAATCGATTCCTACCCCGCTTCCGAGAAAATTTATATCCAGGGCAGTCGCGCGGATATTCAAGTGCCGATGCGTAAGATCAGCATGTCGGACACGCCGGCGCACTTCGGTGCGGAAAAAAATCCACCGATTTATGTTTACGATACCTCCGGGGTTTACACCGATCCTAATGTGGATGTGAATTTACATAAAGGCTTGGGTTCGATTCGTGGTAACTGGATTGCGGAGCGCGGCGACACAGAATTATTGAAAGGTCCGACCTCAAAGTATGGTCACGAGCGCTTACACGACCCGAAAACCGCGCACCTGCGTTTCGAATTGACCCGAAACCCGCGCCGCGCCAAGTCCGGTCACAATGTCAGCCAGATGCATTACGCCCGCAAAGGCATCATTACCCCGGAAATGGAATACATCGCCATCCGCGAAAACCAAAATCTCGAAGCAATGCGTGATCGTTACCAAGGTCAGCACCCCGGTTTTTCCTATGGCGCGAACATTCAGTCGTTTATCACGCCAGAATTTGTCCGTTCTGAAGTTGCCAGAGGCCGTGCGATTATACCTGCCAACATCAACCATCCCGAATTGGAGCCGATGATTATCGGCCGCAACTTTCTGGTCAAGATCAACGGTAACCTAGGTAACTCTGCCGTGACGTCTTCTATCGAAGAAGAGGTCGAGAAAATGCTGTGGGGCATCCGCTGGGGCGCTGATACCATCATGGATTTATCCACCGGCAAAAACATCCACGAAACCCGCGAATGGATACTGCGCAATTCGCCGGTACCTATTGGCACGGTGCCGATTTACCAAGCCCTGGAAAAAGTCGATGGTAAAGCCGAGGAATTAACTTGGGAAATCTTCCGCGACACGCTGATTGAACAAGCTGAGCAGGGCGTGGATTACTTCACCATCCATGCCGGCGTGCGTCTGCATCACGTACCGTTAACCGCCAAACGCCTGACCGGCATCGTTTCGCGTGGCGGCTCCATCATGGCCAAATGGTGTCTAGCTCACCATACCGAAAGTTTCCTTTACACCAACTTTGAGGAAATCTGCGAAATCATGAAAGCCTACGACGTGTCGTTCTCGTTGGGCGACGGTCTGCGTCCGGGCTCGATTTACGACGCCAACGACGAAGCGCAATTCGGCGAACTGGAAACCCTGGGAGAACTCACGCAAATCGCCTGGAAACATGACGTACAAACCATGATCGAAGGCCCCGGACATGTGCCGTTGCAAATGATCAAGGTTAACATGGACAAGCAATTGGAAGATTGTTACGAAGCGCCGTTCTACACCCTGGGTCCATTGACCACCGACATTGCCCCCGGCTATGACCACATTACTTCGGCGATTGGTGCCGCCAACATCGGTTGGTATGGCTGTGCGATGCTGTGCTACGTGACTCAGAAGGAACACTTGGGTCTGCCCAATAAGCAGGATGTGCGCGAAGGTATTGTGACCTACAAAATCGCTGCGCATGCCGCCGACTTGGCCAAAGGGCATCCCGGTGCGCAGATTCGCGACAACGCCATGTCTAAAGCGCGCTTTGAATTTCGTTGGGAAGACCAGTTCAATCTGGCGCTCGATCCCGAGAAAGCCCGCTCTTTCCATGATGAAACCCTGCCGAAAGATTCCGCAAAAGTGGCGCATTTTTGCTCGATGTGTGGTCCG
- the rplU gene encoding 50S ribosomal protein L21: protein MYAVIQTGGKQYRVAEGTTLKIEKLELGAGDSVEFDKVLMVQSGDSVKVGQPFVEGGKVTATVVSQGRHKKVRIIKFRRRKHHMKQMGHRQYYTEIQITGISA, encoded by the coding sequence ATGTATGCGGTAATTCAAACAGGTGGTAAACAGTATCGGGTCGCAGAGGGTACTACCTTAAAAATAGAAAAACTTGAGTTGGGCGCAGGCGACAGCGTAGAGTTCGACAAAGTACTGATGGTCCAATCCGGCGACTCCGTAAAAGTAGGCCAGCCATTTGTCGAAGGCGGCAAAGTGACTGCAACTGTGGTTTCCCAAGGCAGACACAAAAAAGTCAGAATCATTAAATTCAGAAGACGTAAGCACCACATGAAACAAATGGGGCACCGTCAATACTACACAGAAATCCAGATTACTGGCATTTCTGCTTAA
- the cgtA gene encoding Obg family GTPase CgtA, translating to MRFVDEAEIRVEAGDGGNGKASFRREKYIPLGGPDGGDGGDGGSVYLVATENANTLVDFRYHSTHRAQRGQNGGSRDCTGKKGDDCFVPVPPGTIVYEADTGEKIGDLTKPGQQLLVAKGGFHGLGNTRFKSSVNRAPQQTSKGSAGEHRMLRLELMVIADVGLLGMPNAGKSSLIRTVSSARPKVADYPFTTLHPNLGVVRVDDLRSFVIADIPGVIEGAAEGAGLGLQFLKHLSRTGLLLHIVDIAPYESDETPVSAARKIIHEVEKWSDDLSSKPRWLVLNKIDNVPDDEVEQHCQAIVEELDWTGPVFLISALKNQGTQALMYAIMDFLDQQKAEQDQQAQEPRHEPF from the coding sequence ATGAGATTTGTTGACGAAGCGGAAATCCGCGTAGAAGCAGGCGACGGCGGCAATGGCAAGGCCTCATTTCGCCGCGAGAAATATATTCCCTTGGGCGGCCCGGACGGTGGTGACGGCGGTGACGGCGGTAGCGTTTACTTGGTCGCTACCGAAAACGCCAACACGCTAGTGGATTTTCGCTATCACTCGACACATCGCGCCCAACGCGGACAAAACGGCGGCAGCCGCGATTGCACCGGCAAGAAAGGCGACGACTGCTTCGTCCCGGTCCCACCCGGCACCATCGTTTACGAAGCCGACACGGGCGAAAAAATCGGCGATCTAACCAAACCCGGTCAGCAGCTATTAGTCGCCAAAGGTGGCTTCCACGGCCTCGGCAACACCCGCTTCAAGAGCAGCGTCAATCGCGCGCCCCAACAAACCAGCAAAGGCTCTGCAGGCGAGCACCGGATGTTGCGCCTGGAATTAATGGTCATCGCCGATGTTGGCTTGCTAGGCATGCCCAATGCCGGCAAATCCAGCCTGATTCGCACCGTCTCTTCCGCACGCCCCAAAGTCGCGGACTACCCATTCACAACCTTACACCCCAACCTGGGTGTCGTGCGTGTCGATGATTTACGCAGCTTCGTCATCGCCGATATCCCCGGCGTCATCGAAGGCGCCGCAGAAGGAGCGGGCCTTGGCTTGCAATTTTTAAAACATCTGTCCAGAACCGGCTTGTTGTTGCACATCGTAGACATTGCCCCCTACGAAAGCGACGAAACACCCGTCAGCGCCGCGCGTAAAATCATCCACGAAGTGGAAAAATGGAGCGACGATCTATCCAGCAAACCGCGCTGGCTGGTATTAAATAAGATCGACAATGTGCCTGACGACGAAGTCGAGCAACATTGCCAAGCCATCGTCGAAGAGCTCGATTGGACCGGCCCGGTATTCCTGATTTCCGCGTTAAAAAATCAAGGCACCCAAGCACTGATGTACGCCATCATGGACTTTCTCGACCAACAAAAGGCCGAGCAGGATCAGCAAGCACAGGAGCCGCGCCATGAGCCGTTCTGA